One Streptomyces sp. SAI-135 DNA segment encodes these proteins:
- a CDS encoding SDR family NAD(P)-dependent oxidoreductase: MTLVGRTALVTGGGGPLGRAFALALTGAGARVVLVGRGERALADAAEQVAKDGGEARTAVCDVSDPSSVDTLTAELAGEDVSLLVNNAGVAGPVRPLIDIGPDEWDGVFAVNVRGVYLMCRAFLPPMIAAGRGDVVNVASVSGKRPLLNRTPYTASKMALLGLTRTLAGEVGPLGISVNSLSPGPVRGPRMDRNFRLTAELTGCTVEEAERDFASRAALGRLVEEDEVARSLLAMLAMPGLCGADIDLSAGMIAPA, translated from the coding sequence ATGACGCTCGTCGGCCGAACGGCGCTCGTCACCGGCGGCGGCGGACCGCTCGGGCGGGCGTTCGCGCTGGCGCTCACGGGCGCGGGCGCGCGGGTCGTCCTCGTCGGCCGCGGCGAGCGGGCCCTCGCGGACGCGGCGGAGCAAGTGGCCAAGGACGGCGGCGAGGCCCGCACGGCGGTGTGCGACGTCTCCGATCCGTCGTCGGTGGACACCCTCACAGCGGAACTGGCCGGTGAGGACGTCTCGTTGCTCGTCAACAACGCCGGCGTCGCGGGCCCGGTGCGTCCGCTTATCGACATCGGACCCGACGAGTGGGACGGCGTATTCGCGGTCAACGTCCGCGGCGTCTACCTCATGTGCCGGGCCTTCCTGCCGCCGATGATCGCGGCCGGCCGGGGTGACGTCGTCAATGTCGCCTCGGTCAGCGGCAAACGCCCGCTGCTCAACCGCACCCCCTACACCGCCTCCAAGATGGCGCTGCTGGGGCTCACCCGGACGCTGGCGGGTGAAGTCGGCCCGCTGGGGATCTCCGTCAACTCCCTCTCCCCGGGGCCGGTGCGCGGTCCGCGCATGGACCGCAACTTCCGGCTCACGGCCGAACTGACCGGCTGCACCGTCGAGGAGGCCGAACGCGACTTCGCCTCCCGAGCCGCGCTCGGCCGTCTTGTCGAGGAGGACGAGGTGGCCCGGTCCCTCCTGGCGATGCTGGCGATGCCCGGCCTGTGCGGGGCCGATATCGACCTGTCGGCGGGGATGATCGCACCGGCGTAA
- the hisD gene encoding histidinol dehydrogenase, which yields MAEILKHAVPKAQVAASLDQVRETVAGVIADIRERGDAAVRAYSEKFDDWSPGSFRLSDEEVEKIVASVPQQVIDDIRFVQDQVRSFARHQLDSLREFEVETLPGVRLGQKHVPVQAAGAYIPGGRYPLTASAHMTIVTAKVAGVPRVVACTPPIRGEIPAATVAAMHLAGADEIWLLGGVQAVAAMAVGTDSMRPVNLIAGPGNAYVAEAKRQLFGQIGIDLFAGPTEILVLADEQADPFVCAVDLLSQAEHGPDSPAVLISTSRKVAEQTLAEVERLVPGMPTRDFAEPAWRDHGEVHVVDSVDELYALADEFAFEHVEVLTAEPRLALERMTQYGALFLGEGTCVSFGDKVIGTNHVLPTRGAARYTGGLWVGKYLKTVTYQEVTDTASQALLGRVCGRASRVELFEGHARSGDVRAARAAGDELPWNTA from the coding sequence GTGGCAGAGATCCTGAAGCATGCCGTGCCGAAGGCGCAGGTCGCCGCCTCCCTCGACCAGGTCCGCGAGACCGTGGCCGGCGTGATCGCGGACATCCGCGAGCGCGGGGACGCGGCCGTGCGCGCGTACTCCGAGAAGTTCGACGACTGGAGCCCCGGCTCCTTCCGGCTCAGCGACGAGGAGGTCGAGAAGATCGTCGCGTCGGTGCCGCAGCAGGTCATCGACGACATCCGGTTCGTCCAGGACCAGGTGCGCTCCTTCGCCCGCCACCAGCTCGACTCCCTTCGCGAGTTCGAGGTGGAGACCCTGCCGGGCGTGCGGCTCGGGCAGAAGCACGTCCCCGTCCAGGCCGCCGGCGCCTACATCCCGGGCGGACGCTACCCGCTGACCGCCTCCGCCCACATGACCATCGTCACGGCCAAGGTGGCCGGGGTGCCGCGCGTGGTCGCCTGCACGCCGCCCATCCGCGGCGAGATCCCGGCCGCGACCGTCGCCGCCATGCATCTGGCGGGCGCGGACGAGATCTGGCTGCTCGGCGGGGTGCAGGCGGTGGCCGCCATGGCCGTCGGCACCGACTCGATGCGCCCGGTCAATCTGATCGCAGGGCCCGGAAACGCTTACGTGGCCGAGGCCAAGCGACAGCTGTTCGGCCAGATCGGCATCGACCTGTTCGCGGGGCCCACCGAGATCCTGGTCCTGGCGGACGAGCAGGCCGACCCGTTCGTCTGCGCCGTCGACCTGCTCTCCCAGGCCGAGCACGGCCCCGACTCCCCGGCCGTGCTGATCAGCACCTCCCGCAAGGTCGCCGAGCAGACCCTCGCCGAGGTCGAGCGGCTGGTGCCCGGCATGCCGACCCGCGACTTCGCCGAGCCCGCCTGGCGCGACCACGGCGAGGTCCACGTCGTCGACTCGGTCGACGAACTGTACGCGCTCGCAGACGAGTTCGCCTTCGAGCACGTGGAGGTGCTGACCGCCGAGCCGCGGCTCGCGCTGGAGAGGATGACCCAGTACGGGGCCCTCTTCCTCGGCGAGGGCACTTGCGTGTCCTTCGGCGACAAGGTGATCGGCACCAACCACGTGCTGCCGACCCGGGGCGCCGCCCGCTACACCGGCGGCCTGTGGGTGGGCAAGTACCTCAAGACGGTGACCTACCAGGAGGTCACCGACACCGCCTCGCAGGCCCTGCTCGGCCGGGTGTGCGGACGGGCCTCGCGGGTCGAGCTGTTCGAGGGACACGCGCGCTCCGGGGACGTACGGGCGGCGCGGGCCGCCGGGGACGAGCTGCCCTGGAACACCGCATGA
- a CDS encoding VOC family protein, with product MSFQPITHLRHVDLAVPDFERQRTFFGTTWGLTEVANDSGIAFFAAEGSPEQYVVRVREDQRKRMDLVAFGAVSPAAVDELALRLGRTGVQLVHEPTDLDTPGGGYGLRFFDPDGRVVEVSADVATRAHRKVEEREAVPVRLSHCVVNSRNPEALRDFYVEHLGFRLTDTLYSTHMGDLMYFLRCSPLHHSFAIARGPHVSLHHASFEMRGVEEYMRGTGRALRAGTRLTWGPGRHLAGDNTFSYFHDPHGNTVEYTTELAVLEEDLWHPGRHDVDDPLTQDQWGTADPMSESVAKEQFNDPDVLFAAPPV from the coding sequence ATGAGCTTCCAGCCCATCACCCATCTGCGCCATGTCGACCTGGCCGTACCGGACTTCGAGCGGCAGCGGACCTTCTTCGGCACCACCTGGGGCCTGACGGAAGTGGCGAACGACAGCGGGATCGCCTTCTTCGCAGCCGAGGGCAGCCCCGAGCAGTACGTCGTGCGCGTCCGCGAGGACCAGCGCAAGCGCATGGACCTGGTGGCCTTCGGGGCGGTGTCGCCGGCGGCGGTGGACGAGCTGGCGCTGCGGCTCGGCCGGACGGGCGTCCAACTCGTCCACGAGCCCACGGACTTGGACACCCCGGGCGGCGGCTACGGGCTGCGGTTCTTCGACCCGGACGGCCGGGTCGTCGAGGTCTCCGCGGACGTCGCCACCCGCGCCCACCGCAAGGTCGAGGAACGGGAGGCTGTTCCGGTACGGCTCTCCCACTGCGTCGTCAACTCCCGGAACCCCGAGGCACTGCGCGACTTCTACGTCGAGCACCTCGGCTTCCGGCTCACCGACACCCTGTACTCCACGCACATGGGCGACCTCATGTACTTCCTGCGGTGCAGCCCGCTGCACCACTCCTTCGCCATCGCCCGCGGACCCCACGTCTCCCTGCACCACGCCTCGTTCGAGATGCGCGGGGTGGAGGAGTACATGCGCGGCACGGGCCGGGCGCTGCGCGCCGGGACCCGGCTGACCTGGGGGCCGGGCCGCCACCTTGCCGGCGACAACACCTTCTCCTACTTCCACGACCCGCACGGCAACACCGTGGAGTACACCACCGAACTCGCCGTCCTCGAAGAGGACCTGTGGCACCCGGGCCGGCACGACGTCGACGACCCGCTCACCCAGGACCAGTGGGGCACCGCCGACCCGATGAGCGAATCGGTCGCCAAGGAGCAGTTCAACGACCCCGACGTGCTCTTCGCAGCGCCCCCCGTCTGA
- a CDS encoding fumarylacetoacetate hydrolase family protein encodes MPDPLTHAGPFALGTFRAGAAPFPGLVTGARVRDLSGHVPSTRALLTDWDAWLPCLEELARSADGPWHDLSAVRVLPPIEPGQILQSGANYRKHVVDLVAAEKESVHGATPEEARADAEQMMDERLRGGVPYVFLGSPRAMCGAYDDIVLPALGEQHDWELELALVIGKAGRDIPADEALGHVAAYTICNDLTTRDRLYRPDLKAIGTDWFTAKNADTFLPTGPFLVPAAFVGDPNDLRITLRHNGVVRQDESTKDMIFDIPRLIAYVSTTTTLLPGDLLLTGSPAGNGAHWGVFLAPGDVVEAEITGLGLQRNTVRSHA; translated from the coding sequence GTGCCCGATCCACTCACCCACGCCGGACCGTTCGCGCTCGGCACCTTCCGCGCCGGTGCCGCCCCCTTCCCCGGCCTGGTCACCGGCGCCCGCGTGCGCGACCTGTCCGGCCATGTGCCTTCCACCCGCGCCCTGCTTACCGACTGGGACGCCTGGCTGCCCTGCCTGGAGGAGCTCGCCCGGTCCGCCGACGGCCCCTGGCACGACCTGTCCGCGGTGCGCGTGCTGCCCCCCATCGAGCCGGGCCAGATCCTGCAGAGCGGCGCCAACTACCGCAAGCACGTGGTCGATCTGGTCGCCGCCGAGAAGGAGAGCGTGCACGGCGCCACCCCCGAGGAGGCCCGCGCGGACGCCGAGCAGATGATGGACGAGCGGCTCCGTGGCGGCGTCCCCTACGTCTTCCTCGGCTCACCGCGCGCCATGTGCGGCGCCTACGACGACATCGTGCTCCCGGCGCTCGGCGAGCAGCACGACTGGGAGCTCGAACTCGCCCTGGTCATCGGGAAGGCGGGCCGCGACATCCCTGCCGACGAGGCGCTGGGCCACGTGGCCGCCTACACCATCTGCAACGATCTCACCACCCGCGACCGCCTCTACCGGCCCGACCTGAAGGCCATCGGCACCGACTGGTTCACGGCCAAGAACGCCGACACCTTCCTGCCCACCGGCCCCTTCCTCGTCCCGGCCGCCTTCGTCGGCGACCCGAACGACCTGCGGATCACCCTGCGCCACAACGGCGTGGTCCGGCAGGACGAGTCCACCAAGGACATGATCTTCGACATCCCGCGGCTCATCGCCTACGTCTCCACGACCACCACCCTGCTCCCGGGCGACCTGCTGCTGACCGGCTCCCCGGCCGGCAACGGCGCGCACTGGGGCGTCTTCCTCGCGCCGGGAGACGTCGTGGAGGCGGAGATCACGGGACTGGGCCTCCAGCGCAACACTGTCAGGAGCCACGCATGA